The following proteins come from a genomic window of Musa acuminata AAA Group cultivar baxijiao chromosome BXJ1-7, Cavendish_Baxijiao_AAA, whole genome shotgun sequence:
- the LOC135680001 gene encoding uncharacterized protein LOC135680001 isoform X2, with protein MDDGRRPIPAPVPGSAAAATREVSGAERRKPRGTGADEERATRIPQSPLMEWTDEKHNLYLNSLEASFINQLHSTDCGSRKLFGWFPTMTQKDRHAYGSGSNYMLYGQNQVNLGALEEVSDQNFVDMDPEAENLSRSIRRKRAKK; from the exons ATGGACGATGGTCGGAGGCCCATTCCGGCTCCCGTGCCTGGTagtgcggcggcggcgacgagggAGGTCTCGGGTGCGGAGCGTCGGAAGCCGAGAGGCACCGGCGCCGACGAGGAAAGGGCTACAAGG ATACCACAATCCCCGCTCATGGAATGGACAGATGAGAAGCACAACCTATATCTGAATTCTCTGGAAGCATCATTCATTAACCAATTACATAGCACGGATTGTGGTTCGAGAAAACTTTTTGGATGGTTTCCGACAATGACACAGAAAGACAGGCATGCATATGGATCAGGCTCTAACTACATGCTCTATGGTCAG AATCAGGTAAATCTTGGAGCACTTGAAGAGGTGTCAGATCAGAACTTTGTAGATATGGATCCTGAAGCAGAGAACTTAAGCCGATCAATTAGGAGGAAGAGAGCCAAAAAATAA
- the LOC135679157 gene encoding heat stress transcription factor B-1-like: protein MMTKRNNCGSRGGGGPAPFLVKTHQMVEDNVTDDVISWGETGTSFVVWKPVEFARDLLPVHFKHNNFSSFVRQLNTYGFHKVVPERWEFANDNFRQGEQRLLCKIRRRKAALPQVPSAGKASADRNNRPPPSPLSNSGEAHSSSTASLLPPSEHLLELTHENEKLRMDNQILSTELAQAKRQYRELLASLSNFVGVSQPNLSVLMQEKSALSVGNGSETETKKKEAEEEKMDNEEEGLKLFGVLLKGLGGEGSDKSRRPKRGRCDETADGCSVGERPMKMGFGWPWWGMSSTVQHGSSRVCN from the exons ATGATGACGAAGAGGAACAACTGTGGCAGCCGCGGCGGCGGCGGGCCGGCGCCGTTCCTGGTGAAGACGCACCAGATGGTGGAGGACAACGTGACGGACGACGTGATATCGTGGGGGGAGACCGGCACGTCCTTCGTGGTGTGGAAGCCGGTGGAGTTCGCCAGAGACCTCCTCCCCGTCCACTTCAAGCACAACAACTTCTCCAGTTTCGTCCGCCAGCTTAACACCTAC GGATTTCACAAAGTGGTGCCGGAACGGTGGGAGTTCGCGAATGACAACTTCCGGCAAGGGGAGCAAAGGCTCCTCTGCAAGATCCGCCGGAGAAAGGCAGCTCTGCCACAAGTTCCTTCCGCTGGAAAAGCCAGCGCAGACAGAAACAACCGTCCTCCTCCTTCCCCTCTGTCTAATTCCGGGGAAGCTCACAGTTCTTCCACTGCATCCCTGCTGCCACCCTCTGAGCATCTTCTGGAACTCACACACGAGAACGAGAAACTGAGGATGGACAACCAAATCCTCAGTACCGAGCTAGCTCAGGCCAAGCGCCAGTACCGGGAGCTCCTAGCCTCCCTCTCCAACTTCGTGGGTGTCAGTCAGCCAAACCTCAGTGTTCTGATGCAGGAAAAATCCGCATTAAGCGTAGGAAACGGATCAGAAACAGAAACCAAGAAGAAGGAAGCGGAAGAGGAGAAGATGGATAACGAAGAAGAAGGTCTGAAGCTTTTTGGCGTGCTGCTGAAGGGTTTAGGGGGAGAGGGGAGCGACAAGAGTCGGAGGCCAAAGAGAGGCAGGTGCGACGAGACCGCCGATGGGTGTAGCGTCGGCGAGCGGCCCATGAAGATGGGTTTTGGCTGGCCATGGTGGGGGATGTCGAGCACAGTCCAGCATGGGAGCAGCAGGGTCTGCAATTGA
- the LOC135680001 gene encoding uncharacterized protein LOC135680001 isoform X1: MDDGRRPIPAPVPGSAAAATREVSGAERRKPRGTGADEERATRVLQIPQSPLMEWTDEKHNLYLNSLEASFINQLHSTDCGSRKLFGWFPTMTQKDRHAYGSGSNYMLYGQNQVNLGALEEVSDQNFVDMDPEAENLSRSIRRKRAKK; encoded by the exons ATGGACGATGGTCGGAGGCCCATTCCGGCTCCCGTGCCTGGTagtgcggcggcggcgacgagggAGGTCTCGGGTGCGGAGCGTCGGAAGCCGAGAGGCACCGGCGCCGACGAGGAAAGGGCTACAAGG GTACTTCAGATACCACAATCCCCGCTCATGGAATGGACAGATGAGAAGCACAACCTATATCTGAATTCTCTGGAAGCATCATTCATTAACCAATTACATAGCACGGATTGTGGTTCGAGAAAACTTTTTGGATGGTTTCCGACAATGACACAGAAAGACAGGCATGCATATGGATCAGGCTCTAACTACATGCTCTATGGTCAG AATCAGGTAAATCTTGGAGCACTTGAAGAGGTGTCAGATCAGAACTTTGTAGATATGGATCCTGAAGCAGAGAACTTAAGCCGATCAATTAGGAGGAAGAGAGCCAAAAAATAA
- the LOC135679156 gene encoding zeaxanthin epoxidase, chloroplastic-like, with protein MALLYSAPLHSPPIPFPKTQFPSLARGFFSEDSSHSVGHGLHSCKCRRRCATMTVSASGAQSAAATADSEPAPVPAPRKLRILVAGGGIGGLVFALAAKRKGFDVMVFEKDLSAIRGEGQYRGPIQIQSNALAALEAIDMDVAEEVMKAGCITGDRINGLVDGISGNWYIKFDTFTPAAERGLPVTRVISRMTLQQILARAVGDDKILNDSNVVNYVDNGDKVTVVLENGQQYEGDLLVGADGIWSKVRKILFGPKEASYSGYTCYTGIADFVPPDIETVGYRVFLGHKQYFVSSDVGAGKMQWYAFHKEPPGGTDVPNGKRERLLKIFSGWCDNVIDLILATDEDEILRRDIYDRIPIMSWGKGRVTLLGDSVHAMQPNMGQGGCMAIEDSYQLALELEKSWKHSVETGTPMDIASPLKRYEEERRIRVALIYGMARMAAIMASTYRPYLGVGLGPLSFLTKFQIPHPGRVGGRFIIQFAMPLMLNWVLGGNSSNLSGRPLSCRLTDKASDQLQRWFEDDDAMERAMGGEWYLLPAVTGNDSALKPIHLVKDMHRPLIIGNRAQTGKEGESFVIPSPQVAVEHICISYKDNAFFLTDLQSQYGTWITNNERRKYRVPPNFPVRIHPSDVIELGSDKKVTFRVKVLKTVPETFPNGGQAILQAV; from the exons ATGGCACTGTTGTACAGTGCTCCGCTCCATTCTCCCCCGATCCCCTTTCCCAAGACCCAATTCCCGTCCTTGGCTCGTGGCTTCTTCTCCGAAGACTCCTCACATTCCGTTGGTCATGGTCTCCACAGTTGCAAGTGTAGGCGGAGGTGTGCAACCATGACTGTGTCTGCAAGTGGTGCTCAGTCTGCTGCGGCTACCGCGGATTCCGAGCCGGCGCCGGTGCCGGCTCCGCGGAAGCTGAGGATTCTGGTAGCCGGTGGCGGAATTGGGGGGCTGGTGTTCGCGCTGGCGGCGAAGAGGAAGGGGTTTGATGTGATGGTCTTCGAGAAGGACCTGAGTGCCATCAGAGGGGAGGGGCAGTACAGGGGGCCGATCCAGATCCAGAGCAATGCGCTGGCGGCGTTGGAGGCCATCGACATGGATGTCGCGGAGGAGGTGATGAAGGCTGGGTGCATCACCGGGGACCGGATCAATGGTTTGGTGGATGGGATATCTGGGAACTG GTACATCAAATTTGATACATTTACTCCTGCAGCAGAGCGTGGACTTCCGGTCACAAGAGTTATCAGTCGCATGACCCTACAGCAAATATTGGCCCGTGCAGTTGGTGATGACAAGATTTTGAATGACAGTAATGTTGTCAATTATGTTGATAATGGAGACAAG GTTACTGTAGTACTTGAGAATGGGCAGCAGTATGAAGGTGATCTTTTAGTTGGAGCTGATGGCATATGGTCAAAG GTGCGTAAAATACTATTTGGGCCCAAAGAGGCATCTTATTCAGGATATACCTGCTACACTGGTATTGCAGATTTTGTACCTCCAGATATTGAAACCGTTGG GTATCGAGTATTTCTAGGTCACAAGCAGTATTTTGTTTCTTCGGATGTTGGCGCTGGAAAAATGCAGTGGTATGCATTTCACAAGGAGCCTCCTGGTGGCACTGATGTTCCTAATG GTAAAAGGGAAAGACTTCTCAAAATATTTAGTGGTTGGTGTGATAATGTAATAGACTTAATACTTGCAACTGACGAGGATGAAATTCTTCGTCGTGATATATATGATCGTATACCAATTATGAGCTGGGGCAAAGGTCGTGTGACATTGCTTGGAGATTCTGTCCATGCGATGCAGCCAAATATGGGTCAAGGTGGCTGCATGGCTATTGAG GATAGTTATCAGCTTGCTCTAGAACTTGAGAAATCTTGGAAGCATAGTGTTGAAACGGGAACTCCAATGGATATTGCATCTCCTCTAAAACG TTATGAGGAGGAGAGAAGGATCCGTGTTGCTCTTATATATGGAATGGCACGAATGGCGGCAATAATGGCTTCCACTTACAGACCATATTTGGGTGTGGGGCTGGGACCATTGTCG TTTTTGACCAAGTTCCAGATACCACATCCTGGAAGGGTTGGTGGCAGATTCATTATACAGTTTGCAATGCCCCTGATGCTGAACTGGGTTCTAGGGGGCAACAG CTCGAATCTTTCAGGAAGGCCATTGAGCTGTCGTCTAACTGACAAG GCAAGTGACCAGTTGCAGAGATGGTTTGAAGATGATGATGCAATGGAACGAGCTATGGGTGGAGA GTGGTATCTTCTCCCTGCAGTTACAGGAAATGATAGTGCATTGAAACCCATTCATTTGGTCAAAGATATGCATAGACCATTAATAATTGG AAATCGTGCACAAACTGGCAAAGAAGGAGAGTCATTTGTCATTCCTTCACCACAG GTGGCTGTAGAACATATATGTATTAGTTACAAAGACAATGCCTTCTTCTTGACTGATTTGCAGAGCCAATATGGTACCTGGATAACCAA CAATGAAAGGAGGAAGTACCGGGTGCCTCCTAATTTTCCTGTTCGAATCCACCCATCTGATGTCATCGAACTCGGTAGTGATAAGAAG GTAACCTTTCGGGTAAAGGTACTAAAGACAGTACCAGAAACATTTCCCAATGGAGGACAGGCGATCCTGCAGGCAGTGTGA